A genome region from Campylobacter concisus includes the following:
- a CDS encoding NADAR family protein, whose protein sequence is MKNLLPPPWIKFPEISPFSIGWRMGCGEDYKFKFNDWLKTLSQDEQRQYQQLFAEPATWRGYWDERLSDDDSTLFTYNEFLLDLWEREPRYDLAWLKKRYNAGAVGKFLLFWGHQKGASISASCLSQWYASSFWQDEVRYACAEQYMMAKKAECFGDKEALEQILSAKDPVQMKALGRQVRGFNAKVWDEVKFSVVLNASYLKFSQNTSLRDFLLQTGSKVLVEASPVDKIWGIGLAASDENAQNPMKWRGQNLLGFALMRARDEIAKVYKNVHLFDTRELKLDHL, encoded by the coding sequence ATGAAAAATTTATTGCCGCCACCTTGGATCAAATTTCCAGAGATTAGCCCCTTTTCTATAGGCTGGAGGATGGGCTGCGGCGAGGATTATAAGTTTAAATTTAACGACTGGCTAAAAACACTCAGCCAAGATGAGCAGCGCCAGTATCAGCAGCTATTTGCTGAGCCTGCAACGTGGCGCGGATACTGGGATGAGAGGCTTAGTGATGATGATAGCACACTTTTTACTTATAATGAATTTTTGCTAGATCTTTGGGAGCGTGAGCCAAGATATGATCTAGCGTGGCTAAAAAAGCGCTACAACGCAGGTGCTGTTGGCAAGTTTTTATTATTTTGGGGTCATCAAAAGGGTGCAAGTATAAGTGCCAGCTGCCTAAGCCAGTGGTACGCCTCTAGCTTTTGGCAAGATGAGGTGAGATACGCTTGCGCCGAGCAATACATGATGGCTAAAAAGGCTGAGTGCTTTGGCGATAAAGAGGCTTTGGAGCAAATTTTATCTGCCAAAGATCCAGTGCAAATGAAGGCGCTTGGCAGGCAGGTGAGAGGCTTTAACGCTAAGGTCTGGGACGAGGTCAAATTTAGCGTCGTGCTAAATGCAAGCTATCTAAAATTTAGCCAAAATACTTCTTTGCGAGACTTTTTGCTCCAAACTGGGAGTAAAGTTTTGGTTGAGGCAAGCCCAGTTGATAAAATTTGGGGCATAGGTTTAGCCGCAAGCGATGAAAATGCGCAAAATCCTATGAAGTGGAGAGGGCAAAATTTACTTGGCTTTGCGCTGATGAGAGCGAGGGATGAGATAGCAAAGGTCTATAAAAATGTCCATCTTTTTGATACGAGAGAGCTAAAATTGGATCATTTATAA
- the folP gene encoding dihydropteroate synthase yields MKFYKINNKSDFDEICKAVSPSPAGAKLMHEKSEINFIFIDEIKTPAANILKQDALSVGAELVTHNDTILGRESLNKALLMATNAQLRQLAKKEKLQDFGLKKLAVFLETKFIKPAKPLIMGVANINSDSFNEQSRINTQNGIAKIEAMIEAGADYIDLGGVSSRPGSEYCGREEEFRRIKDIIEEIYRLNLHEKAKFSLDSFDEYCLEFALNHGFKMINDITANANLASLAARYDAQFCMMHMQGDPATMQIAPKYNDLIGEISDFFEQKIVLARELGAKKIVLDVGIGFGKTAEQNLLLIKHLEHFLKFDCPLLVGASRKSVINHYYPSEVKDRLPGSLYLHLKAFENGAQIIRTHDVAEHKQLFDMHEAMSQATLW; encoded by the coding sequence TTGAAATTTTATAAGATAAATAACAAAAGCGACTTTGATGAAATTTGCAAAGCCGTCTCGCCAAGCCCGGCTGGCGCGAAGCTCATGCACGAAAAGAGCGAGATAAATTTTATCTTTATCGATGAGATAAAGACCCCAGCAGCAAATATCCTAAAACAAGACGCCCTAAGTGTCGGCGCCGAGCTAGTGACGCATAATGATACGATCTTGGGTCGCGAGAGCCTAAACAAAGCCTTGCTAATGGCGACAAACGCGCAGCTTAGGCAGCTAGCTAAAAAAGAGAAGCTACAAGACTTTGGGCTTAAAAAGCTTGCCGTCTTTTTAGAGACTAAATTTATAAAGCCCGCAAAGCCTCTTATAATGGGCGTGGCAAATATAAATTCAGATAGTTTTAACGAGCAAAGCCGCATAAATACGCAAAATGGCATAGCAAAAATAGAAGCGATGATAGAAGCAGGTGCTGACTACATCGACCTTGGCGGCGTTAGCTCAAGGCCAGGGAGCGAGTATTGCGGACGTGAGGAGGAGTTTAGGCGCATAAAAGACATCATTGAAGAAATTTATAGGCTAAATTTACACGAAAAGGCGAAATTTAGCCTTGATAGCTTTGATGAGTATTGCTTAGAATTTGCGCTAAATCACGGCTTTAAGATGATAAATGACATCACGGCAAATGCAAATTTAGCCTCGCTTGCTGCAAGATACGACGCCCAGTTTTGCATGATGCACATGCAAGGAGACCCTGCTACCATGCAGATTGCGCCAAAATACAACGACTTAATCGGCGAAATTTCAGACTTTTTTGAGCAAAAGATCGTCCTAGCAAGGGAGCTTGGCGCTAAAAAGATAGTACTTGACGTTGGCATCGGCTTTGGCAAGACGGCTGAACAAAATTTACTGCTTATTAAGCATTTGGAGCATTTTTTGAAATTTGATTGCCCGCTACTAGTAGGTGCCAGCCGTAAATCAGTTATAAATCACTACTACCCAAGCGAGGTTAAAGACCGCTTACCAGGCTCGCTTTATCTGCATCTAAAAGCCTTCGAAAATGGCGCGCAGATCATAAGGACGCACGATGTAGCCGAGCACAAGCAGCTTTTTGATATGCATGAGGCGATGAGCCAAGCCACGCTTTGGTAG
- a CDS encoding DNA polymerase III subunit delta', with amino-acid sequence MLNKIVVTSDFESLKAKLESEFGINNLRFFISDDFLLENAKEVIAEAYIAEKDEKILVIHANSFRTEAQNALLKIIEEPPRNIKFIIVTQSKNLLLPTIRSRMLIENKLTKKPKMSVELNLKSLGLKELTSFIDQKIAEEQAQKFGKNELKELVGAIVTKAVDSGYKFSGEEMEYFFSLIKLADLNAKSHAILMPLLLTIFEKGRR; translated from the coding sequence ATGCTTAATAAAATCGTCGTTACAAGCGATTTTGAAAGTTTAAAAGCCAAGCTTGAAAGCGAGTTTGGCATAAATAATTTAAGATTTTTTATAAGCGATGATTTTTTGCTAGAAAATGCAAAGGAGGTCATCGCAGAAGCTTACATTGCTGAAAAAGATGAAAAAATTTTAGTAATACATGCTAATTCTTTTAGGACAGAGGCTCAAAATGCACTTTTAAAGATCATCGAAGAGCCTCCAAGAAATATCAAATTTATAATAGTAACGCAGAGTAAAAATTTACTTCTACCAACGATCAGATCGAGAATGCTTATAGAAAATAAGCTCACAAAAAAGCCAAAAATGAGTGTTGAGCTAAATTTAAAATCGCTTGGACTAAAAGAGCTAACAAGCTTTATCGATCAAAAGATAGCAGAGGAGCAGGCGCAAAAATTTGGCAAAAACGAGCTAAAAGAGCTTGTCGGAGCCATCGTGACAAAGGCGGTTGATAGTGGGTATAAATTTAGCGGCGAGGAGATGGAGTATTTTTTCTCGCTCATCAAGCTTGCCGATCTAAACGCCAAGTCTCACGCCATTTTAATGCCACTCTTGCTTACTATCTTTGAGAAAGGACGACGTTGA
- a CDS encoding HobA family DNA replication regulator has protein sequence MQDFIQWTLKAIRDEGPLMSWMEERRVEWTPLLASRLKFLLEGRAFITISDEERRWFEIYLLKKMNHSKSIRPFLPFFSLRSLYPSLDEIETNEQKQLLKDMLSLAFPNGYLFFYIGKSLDRYANLAKSDEDSYMWLFDEQAQNSFTLSSSDENLDVKLISLCKIFDKSIDAALFAKVIL, from the coding sequence ATGCAAGATTTTATTCAGTGGACGTTAAAGGCTATTAGGGACGAAGGACCTTTGATGAGCTGGATGGAGGAAAGGCGTGTCGAATGGACGCCTTTGCTCGCATCTAGGCTTAAATTTTTACTTGAAGGAAGGGCTTTTATAACTATAAGTGATGAAGAGCGAAGATGGTTTGAAATTTATCTTTTAAAAAAGATGAACCATTCAAAAAGCATAAGGCCGTTTTTGCCATTTTTTAGCCTAAGATCGCTTTATCCATCACTTGATGAGATAGAGACAAATGAGCAAAAGCAGCTTCTAAAAGATATGCTAAGTCTTGCTTTTCCAAACGGATACTTGTTTTTTTATATCGGAAAGAGCCTTGATAGATATGCGAATTTAGCCAAAAGTGATGAGGATAGTTATATGTGGCTATTTGACGAGCAGGCACAAAATAGCTTTACTCTTAGCTCAAGTGATGAAAATTTAGACGTTAAACTAATAAGCCTTTGCAAAATTTTTGATAAAAGCATCGATGCGGCGCTTTTTGCCAAGGTGATACTCTAA
- a CDS encoding aspartate kinase: MLIVQKFGGTSVGTLERIEAVANRVIETKNSGADVVVVVSAMSGVTNQLVEYSEYFSKHPDGVATDMLLSSGEQVTTALLTIALNAKGYACVGMTGAMAGIITDDIHTKARIERIETARLKAELKAGKIVVVAGFQGIDEKGNITTLGRGGSDLSAVALAGALDADLCEIFTDVDGVYTTDPRIEKKAKKLEKISYDEMLELASAGAKVLQNRSVELAKKLNVKLITRSSFNHNEGTLIAKEDDNMEAVLVSGIALDKNQARVTLRGVVDKPGIAAEIFTALAHENINVDMIIQNVGHDGTTNLGFTVPQNELELAKETMQKLSAAKHIEFDDAIVKVSVIGVGMKSHSGVACLAFETLAKEGINIQMISTSEIKISMIVDQKYGELAVRVLHDAYKLDK; encoded by the coding sequence ATGTTGATCGTTCAAAAATTTGGCGGAACTAGCGTAGGAACACTTGAACGCATCGAAGCTGTGGCAAATAGAGTCATTGAGACAAAAAATAGCGGTGCAGACGTAGTTGTGGTAGTTTCTGCGATGAGCGGAGTTACAAATCAATTGGTTGAATATAGTGAGTATTTTTCAAAACATCCAGATGGCGTCGCCACTGATATGCTTTTAAGCTCTGGAGAGCAAGTAACGACCGCGCTTTTAACGATCGCACTTAATGCAAAAGGCTATGCGTGTGTAGGTATGACAGGTGCGATGGCAGGCATTATTACTGATGATATTCATACAAAAGCAAGGATCGAAAGGATAGAGACTGCTAGGCTAAAAGCCGAGCTAAAAGCCGGCAAAATCGTAGTTGTGGCTGGCTTTCAAGGTATAGATGAAAAAGGTAATATCACAACCCTTGGTAGAGGTGGTAGCGACCTTAGTGCAGTTGCATTAGCGGGAGCACTTGATGCTGATCTATGCGAAATTTTTACCGATGTTGATGGCGTTTATACGACTGATCCAAGGATAGAAAAAAAGGCAAAAAAACTTGAGAAGATAAGCTATGATGAGATGCTTGAGCTCGCCTCTGCTGGTGCAAAGGTACTACAAAATCGCTCAGTCGAGCTAGCAAAAAAACTAAATGTAAAACTCATTACAAGAAGTAGTTTTAATCACAATGAAGGTACATTAATAGCAAAGGAAGATGACAATATGGAAGCAGTTTTAGTAAGCGGAATAGCACTAGATAAAAATCAAGCAAGAGTAACACTAAGAGGCGTAGTTGATAAGCCTGGCATCGCAGCAGAAATTTTTACAGCTTTAGCTCATGAAAACATAAACGTAGATATGATAATCCAAAACGTAGGACATGACGGCACTACAAATTTAGGCTTTACAGTGCCACAAAATGAGCTTGAACTAGCAAAAGAAACTATGCAAAAGCTCTCAGCTGCAAAACATATAGAATTTGATGATGCGATCGTGAAAGTTTCAGTTATTGGCGTCGGCATGAAAAGCCATAGTGGCGTAGCATGTTTGGCATTTGAAACGCTTGCAAAAGAGGGTATAAATATCCAAATGATCTCAACAAGCGAGATAAAAATTTCAATGATTGTTGATCAAAAATATGGTGAGCTAGCAGTTCGCGTACTTCACGATGCTTATAAGCTAGATAAATAA
- a CDS encoding RNA pyrophosphohydrolase: MQKKYRPNVAAVILSSLYPFKCEILVAKRVDMDDIWQFPQGGIDEGESPKQALKRELKEEIGTDKIDILDEYPQWLSYDFPANAAKKFYPFDGQTQKYFLVRLKNGASINLKTEHPEFSEYKFVDFGRSLEGINHFKKPIYEKVLSYFKEKGYF, translated from the coding sequence ATGCAAAAAAAATACAGACCAAATGTGGCAGCTGTTATTTTGTCTAGCTTGTATCCATTTAAATGTGAAATTCTAGTCGCAAAAAGGGTGGATATGGATGATATTTGGCAGTTTCCTCAAGGCGGAATAGACGAAGGCGAGAGTCCAAAGCAGGCTTTAAAAAGGGAGCTTAAAGAAGAGATCGGAACTGATAAAATCGATATCTTAGATGAGTATCCGCAGTGGCTAAGCTACGACTTTCCAGCAAACGCGGCAAAGAAATTTTATCCATTTGATGGACAGACACAAAAATATTTTTTGGTTAGACTTAAAAATGGTGCCAGCATAAATTTAAAGACAGAGCATCCAGAGTTTAGCGAGTATAAATTTGTAGATTTTGGTAGAAGTTTAGAGGGAATAAATCACTTTAAAAAGCCTATTTATGAAAAGGTTTTGAGTTATTTTAAAGAGAAAGGATATTTTTGA
- a CDS encoding PepSY-associated TM helix domain-containing protein → MFKIWRKFHLILALIFALPLLIISISGAIISYHDEIIEAFSKDEIDIATNKSALRIDEILKVFSKTRPNFNLSYIKIKGEANRAYVVSGTSENGEFKSFFIDPYTGEIVSENSVEKFIGLALNLHKNLGVALFKNENVSKFASELVAISTLALLAILLSGAFIQFWRFRSKFISAFKLNLKAKKFAFLYSLHGFLGLYLGVILLIICVSGLYFSYESFAKVINQIYGEQKVFKKPNFTSKNGFSLSDEQKVENLQKAYEIFTLKFGNEFDALNFILNKDGVKFMIFYLPKGASESDGVRLVVDTASGEILKNTMPKSFEIYKFMLDLHAGYIFGETGKFIFFMASCGVDVLLFSGCVIYYKRRKK, encoded by the coding sequence ATGTTTAAAATTTGGCGGAAATTTCACTTAATTTTAGCTCTTATCTTTGCTTTGCCGCTTTTGATAATCTCAATTAGCGGAGCGATTATTTCGTATCACGATGAGATAATTGAAGCTTTTAGTAAAGATGAGATAGACATAGCAACCAATAAAAGTGCTTTAAGAATAGATGAAATTTTAAAGGTCTTTAGTAAGACTAGGCCAAATTTTAACCTTAGTTATATAAAGATAAAAGGCGAGGCAAATAGAGCTTATGTGGTAAGTGGCACAAGCGAGAATGGTGAGTTTAAATCATTTTTTATAGATCCTTATACGGGCGAGATAGTCTCTGAAAATAGTGTGGAAAAATTTATAGGACTAGCTTTAAATTTACATAAAAATCTAGGAGTAGCTCTATTTAAAAACGAAAATGTATCTAAATTTGCAAGTGAGCTAGTGGCGATTTCGACGCTTGCACTACTTGCAATTTTATTATCTGGAGCGTTTATACAATTTTGGAGATTTAGAAGTAAATTTATTAGCGCCTTTAAGCTAAATCTAAAGGCAAAGAAATTTGCATTTTTATATTCGCTACATGGATTTTTAGGGCTTTATTTGGGGGTTATTTTGCTTATTATCTGTGTTAGCGGTCTATACTTTTCTTATGAGAGCTTTGCTAAGGTCATAAATCAAATTTATGGCGAGCAAAAGGTATTTAAAAAGCCAAATTTTACTAGCAAAAATGGCTTTAGTTTAAGTGATGAGCAAAAGGTAGAAAATCTTCAAAAAGCTTATGAAATTTTTACTTTAAAATTTGGAAATGAGTTTGATGCTTTAAATTTTATCCTCAATAAAGACGGCGTAAAATTTATGATTTTTTACTTACCAAAAGGTGCTAGTGAGAGTGACGGCGTTAGGCTTGTGGTCGATACGGCAAGTGGAGAAATTTTAAAAAATACCATGCCAAAATCTTTTGAAATTTATAAATTTATGCTTGATCTACACGCTGGATATATATTCGGAGAGACTGGAAAATTTATCTTTTTTATGGCTTCTTGTGGAGTTGACGTGCTACTTTTTAGTGGCTGTGTGATTTACTACAAACGGCGTAAAAAGTAG
- a CDS encoding TonB-dependent receptor domain-containing protein, with translation MKSALKISICAAIFINLPLFANEDKVLPEVKVVSATGFEQNIKDAPATLSVITKEALEKKNHKDIESMTKDIPSLFGTTPEAANRRGISIRGFSPRFTKILVNGMPVPGDNAYKGLRSVGGSYSFVPPASAISRIEVIRGPMSSLYGSDALGGVINIITDEFSNEFGANLGSSYKFARNKNISGEFYNSLYLHSGLIDDVLSVSVYGKNLNKSEDKISYANREQKDRNFGAKLFLKPNENNDLTLELARSDVKYKRTKGKTLSTGTNSVASERIKGDVINLSHEARLDNILLQSYLSYGKIKEIAQQNLTLKTLNFDTKGSYFTDNNAFTLGVNAKKEKLDEKATTADAANVKRYDYSVYAEDDYRLIKDFILSIGIRYNYDENYGSHVSPRIYGIYNLNDFFALKGGVSTGYATPDIKQRTQDLALPFAGGRGAQLGRSALKPETSVSYEFGGVYNNNEGFETSLTGFYTSFKDMLSYRPICSRGSVCRHKGKIYPNGIWESINIGKAEIYGVELTNEWQVTNALRLNQSYVYTKSKQKDGSEVGKSLNNYPLHTFKFGANYELNRWLNFWSQINYYGRTKNSFSYADDMRAYVIADLGINYNVTKNFSLNLSVHNLFNEFFTTRSGRYDVLIVDGQKIELGFNLKF, from the coding sequence GTGAAAAGTGCATTAAAAATTTCTATTTGTGCGGCAATTTTTATAAATTTACCGCTTTTTGCAAATGAAGATAAAGTTCTACCAGAAGTTAAAGTAGTGAGTGCGACAGGATTTGAGCAAAATATCAAAGACGCACCAGCAACGCTTAGTGTTATAACCAAAGAGGCATTAGAAAAGAAAAATCACAAAGATATCGAGAGCATGACCAAAGATATCCCAAGTCTTTTTGGAACTACTCCCGAAGCGGCAAATAGACGAGGAATTTCTATACGTGGATTCTCTCCAAGATTTACTAAAATTTTAGTAAATGGCATGCCAGTACCAGGCGATAACGCCTATAAAGGACTTAGAAGCGTTGGAGGCTCATATAGTTTCGTCCCACCAGCAAGTGCGATAAGCCGTATCGAAGTGATACGTGGACCTATGAGCTCGCTTTATGGAAGTGACGCACTAGGCGGAGTTATAAATATCATAACAGATGAGTTTAGCAATGAATTTGGCGCAAATCTTGGCTCAAGCTATAAATTTGCAAGAAATAAAAATATAAGTGGCGAGTTTTACAATAGCCTTTATTTGCACTCTGGGCTAATAGATGATGTTTTAAGTGTTTCTGTTTATGGTAAAAATTTAAATAAATCAGAAGATAAAATTTCTTATGCAAATAGAGAGCAAAAGGATAGAAATTTTGGCGCGAAGCTCTTTTTAAAGCCAAATGAAAATAATGATCTTACGCTTGAGCTTGCAAGAAGCGATGTGAAATATAAAAGAACTAAAGGCAAAACACTATCAACTGGTACTAACTCGGTTGCTAGCGAGAGAATAAAGGGCGATGTGATAAATTTAAGCCACGAAGCAAGGCTTGATAATATCTTGCTTCAAAGCTATTTATCTTATGGCAAGATAAAAGAGATAGCACAACAAAATTTGACGCTAAAGACTCTAAATTTTGATACAAAAGGCTCATATTTTACTGATAATAACGCCTTTACTTTAGGAGTAAATGCCAAAAAAGAAAAGCTTGACGAAAAGGCCACCACAGCAGATGCGGCAAATGTAAAAAGATATGATTATTCGGTCTATGCTGAAGATGATTATCGCCTTATAAAAGACTTTATCTTAAGCATAGGTATTCGCTATAACTACGATGAGAACTATGGCTCGCACGTTTCACCAAGAATTTATGGTATCTATAACTTAAACGACTTTTTTGCCTTAAAAGGCGGAGTTAGCACAGGTTATGCGACACCTGATATCAAGCAACGCACGCAAGATCTTGCTTTGCCATTTGCTGGAGGACGTGGAGCACAGCTTGGAAGAAGTGCTCTTAAGCCAGAGACAAGTGTAAGTTATGAATTTGGTGGCGTTTATAATAACAATGAAGGTTTTGAAACGTCTTTAACTGGCTTTTACACAAGTTTTAAAGATATGTTAAGTTACAGGCCTATCTGCTCAAGAGGCAGTGTTTGCAGGCATAAAGGCAAAATTTATCCAAATGGTATTTGGGAGAGTATAAATATCGGTAAGGCTGAAATTTACGGAGTTGAGCTAACAAATGAGTGGCAAGTTACAAATGCTCTTAGACTAAATCAAAGCTATGTTTATACAAAATCAAAACAAAAAGATGGATCAGAAGTTGGCAAAAGCTTAAACAACTATCCGCTTCATACATTTAAATTTGGAGCGAACTACGAGCTAAATAGATGGCTAAATTTCTGGTCACAGATAAATTATTATGGTAGAACTAAAAACTCATTTAGCTATGCTGATGATATGAGAGCTTACGTTATCGCAGATCTTGGCATAAACTACAATGTAACTAAAAATTTCAGCCTAAACTTAAGCGTTCATAATCTCTTTAACGAGTTTTTTACGACAAGATCAGGCAGATATGATGTTTTGATAGTCGATGGACAAAAGATCGAACTTGGCTTTAATTTGAAGTTTTAA
- a CDS encoding AraC family transcriptional regulator has protein sequence MINLDKKYGTSKISQKEKQVSVEFFKQSSGISYLKSEILCNGRIKRDRHKSKKYLFLMFNEDKNDLCFKLDKKEYILNKDEFCIGLVNDDFKGIFEYQNKFYKTKTLLFDESYANKLEIFAGLRFDDKFELLKYKKDLAQICVLNELDTTNLYEGAMREIFTESKILELIYKSKIRKKSEFSLNSDEEKTLLKAKTILLNRMQNPPSIKELAHLCGTNDFWLKKNFKLFFKDTIYQLLAKERLKLAFTLLEQNDISIKEAANIVGYANTAHFAKIFKINFGFLPSKLLKTKSYF, from the coding sequence ATGATAAATTTAGACAAAAAATATGGAACGAGCAAAATATCTCAAAAGGAAAAACAAGTAAGCGTGGAGTTTTTCAAGCAAAGCAGCGGTATTAGCTATCTAAAAAGTGAAATTTTATGTAATGGCAGGATAAAAAGAGATCGTCATAAGTCTAAAAAATACCTATTTTTAATGTTTAATGAGGATAAAAACGATCTTTGCTTTAAGCTTGATAAAAAAGAGTATATCTTAAACAAAGATGAATTTTGCATTGGGCTTGTTAATGATGATTTTAAAGGTATCTTTGAGTATCAAAATAAATTTTATAAGACGAAAACACTACTTTTTGACGAAAGTTACGCAAATAAGCTTGAGATATTTGCTGGACTTAGATTTGATGATAAATTTGAACTTTTGAAATACAAAAAAGATTTAGCTCAAATTTGCGTTTTAAATGAACTTGATACGACAAATTTATATGAAGGCGCAATGAGGGAAATTTTTACCGAGTCAAAAATTTTAGAGCTTATTTATAAAAGCAAAATACGAAAAAAGAGCGAATTCTCACTTAATAGTGATGAAGAAAAGACTCTTTTAAAGGCTAAAACGATCTTGTTAAATCGTATGCAAAATCCTCCAAGCATCAAAGAGCTAGCCCATCTTTGTGGCACAAATGACTTTTGGCTAAAGAAAAATTTTAAGCTATTTTTTAAAGATACGATCTACCAGCTCCTAGCAAAAGAGCGTCTAAAACTAGCTTTTACTCTTTTAGAGCAAAACGATATAAGTATAAAAGAAGCCGCAAATATCGTAGGCTACGCAAATACAGCACATTTTGCAAAAATTTTTAAGATAAATTTTGGCTTTTTACCAAGCAAACTCTTAAAGACAAAAAGCTACTTTTAA
- the hemW gene encoding radical SAM family heme chaperone HemW, whose protein sequence is MQVYIHVPFCESKCPYCAFGSSDDEFNKVSNYFKALCFDLNFQLQSQNIKEISTIFFGGGTPSVINAKFYDEIFSILTPLCTRETEITLEANPNSASLTWLKHVKNLGANRISFGAQSFFEDKLKFLGRIHSREQIFKAIENAQTAGFKSINLDLIYDTKFDTKKRLLAEVENLKSLAITHLSAYSLTLEENTPFAGKKSYKKDSDSLAKFMIEQIGLAGFGQYEISNFGQICKHNLGYWQGKNYLGVGAYSVGFVDGTRYYAKNSIDDYIAQPTYREREILSQSELVREHIFLGLRSIVGVEAGRLSEVQTKRANLLVENEKLLFKNGKFYNPNFLLSDEIALFIEG, encoded by the coding sequence TTGCAAGTTTATATCCATGTGCCATTTTGCGAAAGCAAATGTCCTTATTGTGCCTTTGGCTCAAGCGACGACGAATTTAACAAGGTTAGCAACTATTTTAAGGCACTTTGCTTTGATCTAAATTTTCAGCTACAAAGCCAAAATATAAAAGAAATCTCAACCATCTTTTTTGGTGGCGGCACACCAAGCGTGATAAATGCTAAATTTTATGATGAAATTTTTAGCATTTTAACGCCTCTTTGCACGCGAGAGACCGAGATCACACTTGAAGCAAACCCAAACTCAGCAAGCCTTACTTGGCTAAAGCATGTAAAAAATTTAGGCGCAAATCGCATAAGCTTTGGCGCTCAAAGTTTTTTTGAAGATAAGCTAAAATTTCTGGGGCGTATTCACAGCAGGGAGCAAATTTTTAAAGCTATAGAAAATGCCCAGACAGCTGGCTTTAAGAGCATAAATTTAGACCTCATCTATGACACCAAATTTGACACTAAAAAGCGCCTTTTGGCTGAGGTTGAAAATTTAAAAAGCCTTGCTATCACGCACCTAAGTGCTTACTCGCTCACGCTTGAAGAAAATACTCCATTTGCTGGCAAAAAAAGCTATAAAAAGGATAGCGATAGCCTGGCTAAATTTATGATAGAACAAATTGGGCTTGCTGGCTTTGGGCAGTATGAAATTTCAAATTTCGGTCAAATTTGCAAGCACAATCTTGGCTACTGGCAAGGCAAAAACTACCTTGGTGTAGGGGCTTATAGCGTGGGCTTCGTGGATGGCACGAGATACTACGCCAAAAATAGCATAGATGACTACATCGCACAGCCAACTTACAGAGAAAGAGAAATTTTAAGCCAAAGCGAGCTTGTAAGAGAGCATATATTTTTAGGGCTTAGAAGTATAGTTGGCGTAGAGGCTGGACGCTTAAGTGAGGTCCAGACAAAAAGAGCAAATCTACTTGTAGAAAATGAAAAACTGCTCTTTAAAAATGGTAAATTTTACAATCCAAATTTCTTACTAAGCGACGAGATCGCACTCTTTATCGAGGGCTAA
- the tatB gene encoding Sec-independent protein translocase protein TatB, which produces MFGMSFSEILVIAIIAVLVLGPDKLPSAMVQIAKFLKMFKKGINDAKSTFDQEMKIAELKEDAQKYKESITKSTQSVRKKLTFEELDEIKKSANDITNDIQNVVSDTKKTVENIQNPTNLVKDAILNDKKEA; this is translated from the coding sequence ATGTTTGGAATGAGTTTTTCTGAAATCTTAGTTATCGCCATTATTGCAGTGTTAGTTTTAGGTCCTGACAAGCTGCCAAGCGCGATGGTTCAGATTGCAAAATTTCTAAAAATGTTTAAAAAAGGCATAAACGACGCAAAATCAACATTTGATCAAGAAATGAAGATAGCTGAACTAAAAGAAGATGCTCAAAAATATAAAGAAAGCATAACTAAAAGCACGCAAAGTGTGCGTAAAAAGCTCACTTTTGAAGAGCTTGACGAGATCAAAAAAAGCGCAAATGACATCACAAACGATATACAAAATGTCGTAAGCGATACCAAAAAAACGGTAGAAAATATACAAAATCCAACAAATTTAGTTAAAGATGCGATCTTAAACGATAAAAAAGAGGCGTAA